A genomic region of Anas acuta chromosome 1, bAnaAcu1.1, whole genome shotgun sequence contains the following coding sequences:
- the LOC137849379 gene encoding histone H1.11L translates to MSETAPAPAAEAAPAAAPAPAAKAAGKKPKKAAGGSKARKPAGPSVTELITKAVAASKERKGLSLAALKKALAAGGYDVEKNNSRIKLGLKSLVGKGTLVQTKGTGASGSFRLSKKPGEVKEKAPKKRAAAAKPKKPAAKKPASAAKKPKKAAVKKSPKKAKKPAAAATKKAAKSPKKATKAAKPKKAVAAKSPAKAKAVKPKAAKPKAAKPKAAKAKKAAPKKK, encoded by the coding sequence ATGTCCGAGACCGCGCCCGCTCCCGCTGCCGAGGcggcgcccgccgccgccccggcccccgccgccaaGGCCGCCGGCAAGAAGCCGAAGAAGGCGGCGGGCGGCTCCAAGGCGCGCAAGCCCGCGGGCCCCAGCGTCACCGAGCTGATCACCAAGGCCGTGGCCGCCTCCAAGGAGCGCAAGGGGCTCTCCCTCGCCGCGCTCAAGAAGGCGCTGGCCGCCGGCGGCTACGACGTGGAGAAGAACAACAGCCGCATCAAGCTGGGGCTCAAGAGCCTCGTCGGCAAGGGCACCCTGGTGCAGACCAAGGGCACCGGCGCCTCCGGCTCCTTCCGCCTCAGCAAGAAGCCCGGCGAGGTGAAGGAGAAGGCGCCCAAGAAGCGGGCGGCCGCGGCCAAGCCCAAGAAGCCGGCGGCCAAGAAGCCCGCCAGCGCCGCCAAGAAGCCCAAGAAGGCGGCGGTGAAGAAGAGCCCCAAGAAAGCCAAGAAGCCGGCAGCCGCTGCCACCAAGAAAGCAGCCAAGAGCCCCAAGAAGGCAACCAAGGCTGCCAAGCCCAAAAAGGCAGTGGCTGCAAAGAGCCCGGCCAAGGCAAAGGCAGTTAAGCCCAAAGCTGCCAAACCCAAGGCTGCCAAGCCGAAAGCAGCCAAGGCAAAGAAGGCGGCACCCAAGAAGAAGTAA
- the LOC137849393 gene encoding histone H2A-IV, which produces MSGRGKQGGKARAKAKSRSSRAGLQFPVGRVHRLLRKGNYAERVGAGAPVYLAAVLEYLTAEILELAGNAARDNKKTRIIPRHLQLAIRNDEELNKLLGKVTIAQGGVLPNIQAVLLPKKTDSHKAKAK; this is translated from the coding sequence ATGTCAGGCCGCGGGAAGCAGGGTGGGAAGGCGCGGGCCAAGGCCAAGTCGCGCTCGTCGCGGGCCGGGCTGCAGTTCCCCGTGGGCCGCGTGCACCGGCTGCTGCGCAAGGGCAACTACGCGGAGCGGGTGGGCGCCGGCGCCCCGGTGTACCTGGCGGCCGTGCTGGAGTACCTGACGGCCGAGATCCTGGAGCTGGCGGGCAACGCGGCCCGCGACAACAAGAAGACACGCATCATCCCCCGCCACCTGCAGCTGGCCATCCGCAACGACGAGGAGCTCAACAAGCTGCTGGGCAAGGTCACCATCGCGCAGGGCGGGGTGCTGCCCAACATCCAGGCCGTGCTGCTGCCCAAGAAGACCGACAGCCACAAGGCCAAGGCCAAGTGA
- the LOC137849383 gene encoding histone H2B 5-like: protein MAARSGGAAALHRAPIRAAATGGCGTALLRGEAVSGAVCCETVIAMPEPAKSAPAPKKGSKKAVTKTQKKGDKKRRKSRKESYSIYVYKVLKQVHPDTGISSKAMGIMNSFVNDIFERIAGEASRLAHYNKRSTITSREIQTAVRLLLPGELAKHAVSEGTKAVTKYTSSK, encoded by the coding sequence ATGGCGGCGCGGAGCGGTGGAGCCGCTGCTCTGCATCGCGCCCCTATAAGAGCGGCTGCGACGGGCGGGTGCGGCACTGCGCTGCTGCGAGGAGAAGCGGTAAGCGGTGCTGTTTGCTGTGAGACGGTGATCGCCATGCCTGAGCCGGCCAAGTCTGCGCCCGCGCCCAAGAAGGGCTCCAAGAAAGCCGTCACCAAGACGCAGAAGAAGGGCGACAAGAAAAGGCGCAAGAGCCGCAAGGAGAGCTACTCGATCTACGTGTACAAGGTGCTGAAGCAGGTGCACCCCGACACGGGCATCTCGTCCAAGGCCATGGGCATCATGAACTCCTTCGTCAACGACATCTTCGAGCGCATCGCCGGCGAGGCGTCGCGCCTGGCGCACTACAACAAGCGCTCGACCATCACGTCGCGGGAGATCCAGACGGCCgtgcggctgctgctgcccggcgAGCTGGCCAAGCACGCCGTGTCCGAGGGCACCAAGGCGGTCACCAAGTACACCAGCTCCAAGTAG